The Mycobacterium haemophilum DSM 44634 sequence CCGTGGTGATCTTCTGGGTCAAGACCCGGCCCCTGGCCATGTTCTGCAACCGCTCGATCTTGACGTCTTCGCTGTACGGCGACGCCGGCACCCCATGCCCCCACGGATGCGACAAGTCATAGAACTGCAACTTTGCTTCGGCTTCGCCGATAGGCCAGGTGAAACTCATACGCTATTTCTTCCTTATCTGTGTTGGGGACCCCCGTCCGTTGCGACAACGGTAAGTTCGCGACATCATCAATGTCCAAGACATATCCGGACACCTTTTATATTCTACGTATATGCATGATCCCGAGCTGCGTTTGCTGCGCTACTTCGTGACCGTGGCCGACGAGCGACACTTCGGCCGCGCCGCCGAGCGACTCCACATCGCCCAACCACCACTGAGCCAGCAGATTCAAAAGCTGGAACGCCAACTGGGAGTGAATCTCATCGATCGGTCCCGCCGCCCGATCGAACTCACCGATGCCGGCAACGCGCTGCTGGATGAGGCCAGGCTGGCGCTCATGCACGGCGAGCGGGCCTTTGCCGCGGCACGCCGGGCCGCCGCCGGCCAGTTGGGTCATCTTCATATCGGTGCCTTGCAGGCCGCGGTGGACGGTGTCTTGTCCTACATCATGCGCGCGCACCGCCGGGAGTATCCGGACGTCAAACTCCAGGTCACCGAATTGTCCGCCCCCGAGCAGGCGGCTCGACTGGCCGAACACCGCCTTGATGTTGGTTTCCTGCGCGGACCTGTCAACGAAGCGTCGCTAACAGTTCAGACGCTGGTTGAAGACCCGCTGATGGCCGTCGTGTGCGACGACCATCCACTCGCCGAGCAGGAGCGGATCGCTGCGTCGCTGTTGGGAGATCAGCCGATCGTGCTGTGGGCGCGACGCGCAGCGCCCGCCAGCTACGCCGACATTGTCGAGCTGTTCCGTCGACACGACATCGAGCCACCAATTGTGGACGAATCACCGCATATACAAACGGTTCTCGCGCTCGTGGCATCCGGAGCGGGAATCTCCTTGCTGCCGACCTCGTTCATCAACCTCAGCCGCAAGGGAGTCCGATTCGTCCCACTACACGGACCCATCCCGCACAGCCCGATCGCCCTGGCGTGGCGCACGTCCAGTCAGTCACCGGCGGTACGGTGTTTCCTCGACGTCGCTACGCGGACATCCCCGCAGTACCTGAACGACCTCAGGCAGCACTACCCGCAACTCCGCGACCACCGGTAGGTCAGACGCGTGCGCGGGCGTCGACGGCGTCTGGCACTCGAGTCACATAGTGGTGTCGTTCCAATGCCGCTAGCGCCTGGTCTGCGCAACCGCTTGCGCCGGGCGGATGTCGAGTTCGGCTGCGGCGAAGGCCGTTCTCAAGCCCGGTGCCCCGGACGCGGCCTTGATCGGCGGCTGCCTCAGCGTTGGTCATGGGTTGGGAACGCCTGATTACCACGGTATTCCGGATGGACAGCCTCACCCCATGCGTAACAAGACTTCTTGCGGCGTGGGAAGTGTTGCATTGTTGTCACCGAT is a genomic window containing:
- a CDS encoding LysR family transcriptional regulator; protein product: MHDPELRLLRYFVTVADERHFGRAAERLHIAQPPLSQQIQKLERQLGVNLIDRSRRPIELTDAGNALLDEARLALMHGERAFAAARRAAAGQLGHLHIGALQAAVDGVLSYIMRAHRREYPDVKLQVTELSAPEQAARLAEHRLDVGFLRGPVNEASLTVQTLVEDPLMAVVCDDHPLAEQERIAASLLGDQPIVLWARRAAPASYADIVELFRRHDIEPPIVDESPHIQTVLALVASGAGISLLPTSFINLSRKGVRFVPLHGPIPHSPIALAWRTSSQSPAVRCFLDVATRTSPQYLNDLRQHYPQLRDHR